A DNA window from Fusarium fujikuroi IMI 58289 draft genome, chromosome FFUJ_chr11 contains the following coding sequences:
- a CDS encoding related to retrotransposon HobS hobase: protein MALCTTLATNLVSFTKLRKRGIWWNTSPENNYLRRSDRSKLGEVSEIGGQQVLKYKHSPQDPEPTQARLAVNTLPIPPKRRTYTTWTKRKPLRGNTLIWHLRLGHPGPEALRCLATSARGVRIKSEIPTGIQQITTVNCNACRVAKARQLVRRAPRESVQVASPGDRIAIDFHPISPGYAGYSSVWMFTDRASGFTWDYYATDRTTPAILSALKGFLNIMEVQYSKKVKVIECDNEITTTHPQVYAKIVQQGIRCKPSAPNTQAQNGSAERVAAVIIQKSRAIRADAKIPEYLWPESIKAATYLYNRTPSVRRQHKSPYKIFHLECVAKQSAKPDLSHLRAYRYKAFTLTKDAQLQRNRLHHQTPRGWIGYLVGYTSSNSYRIWNPLNKEVFSTRDITFNEHQCFDGNTATLRDDLRAEDLAAIEKRIKELISLQQTQPNPWQRHLANEEPDKITDENVEFISPEADNSVKTGEESEPYTQFRFELLPTPPESPPSGFFHAIEDDLKVKRGGEPVSRTLAEMQARNRIPFNIAFLAGTL from the coding sequence ATGGCCTTATGCACTACATTAGCCACAAACCTAGTGTCATTTACTAAGCTAAGAAAACGAGGAATTTGGTGGAATACAAGCCCAGAAAACAATTATCTACGGCGTTCAGATAGAAGCAAACTCGGCGAGGTCTCGGAGATCGGAGGGCAACAAGTGCTCAAATATAAGCATTCTCCCCAAGACCCAGAACCAACACAAGCTAGACTAGCAGTAAACACACTTCCTATCCCTCCAAAACGGCGCACATATACAACGTGGACCAAgagaaagccattaagaggtaaCACCTTAATATGGCACCTAAGGTTAGGCCACCCAGGGCCGGAGGCTCTCCGATGCCTAGCCACGTCTGCAAGAGGAGTACGGATAAAGTCAGAGATTCCAACAGGAATACAGCAAATAACCACAGTTAACTGTAACGCATGTAGAGTGGCGAAAGCTCGCCAACTGGTACGCCGCGCTCCTCGAGAGTCGGTTCAAGTTGCAAGTCCAGGAGATCGAATAGCCATAGACTTCCACCCCATATCACCAGGATATGCAGGCTATAGTTCAGTATGGATGTTCACAGACAGAGCATCAGGGTTTACCTGGGACTATTATGCAACCGATCGGACAACCCCCGCCATCCTCTCGGcgctaaaaggcttcttaaatataatgGAAGTACAGTACTCCAAGAAAGTGAAGGTAATCGAATGCGACAATGAGATCACGACGACCCATCCACAAGTATACGCCAAGATAGTTCAGCAAGGAATACGATGTAAACCATCTGCTCCAAACACACAGGCTCAGAATGGTAGTGCAGAAAGAGTAGCTGCAGTTATTATCCAGAAAAGCAGGGCAATAAGGGCAGATGCAAAAATTCCGGAATACCTCTGGCCTGAATcaataaaggcagccacCTATCTCTACAACCGTACGCCATCGGTTCGGAGACAGCACAAGTCACCATATAAGATATTCCACTTGGAGTGCGTAGCCAAGCAGTCGGCAAAACCAGACCTATCACACCTCAGAGCATACAGATATAAAGCGTTTACACTAACAAAGGATGCACAACTGCAACGCAACAGATTGCATCATCAAACCCCTAgaggatggattggataCCTAGTAGGATATACATCAAGTAATTCCTACAGGATCTGGAACCCGTTGAACAAGGAGGTATTCTCAACGCGGGATATTACCTTCAATGAACACCAGTGCTTCGACGGAAACACGGCGACCCTTCGAGATGACCTACGGGCCGAAGACCTAGCGGCGATAGAGAAACGAATCAAGGAACTAATCTCACTTCAGCAAACTCAGCCTAATCCATGGCAGAGGCATCTGGCAAATGAAGAACCAGATAAAATTACTGACGAAAAtgtagaatttataagccctgAAGCCGACAACTCGGTAAAGACAGGCGAGGAATCGGAACCATACACCCAGTTCAGATTCGAGCTATTACCAACACCCCCGGAATCACCCCCATCGGGTTTCTTCCATGCAATAGAAGATgacctaaaggtaaagaggGGTGGTGAGCCAGTAAGTAGAACCCTCGCCGAGATGCAAGCGAGAAATCGTATTCCATTCAATATAGCGTTCCTGGCAGGGACGCTATAG